CACCACCACGGCCTTGGTTCGCGTGACCGCCAAAGATGCGGTAACCGGACAATGGCTGAGCAGAGATGATTCCGACGCACCCTTCACGATCCAATAACCCTGACTACTAAGGCAGAGCCCTGCCGGGCTATCCCCGGCAGGGCAATTGAAAGGAGTTCCAGATGAGTTGCAAACGATTTCTGACAGTCCTGCCGCTGATCGCCCTCCTGCTCCTGGTCGGGGTGGGGTCTTCACAGGCGGTTTATCGCCAGCAGTGTCCGCCCGATACCGACGGGGTTGATACTGACGGTGACGGCATTGTTGACAATGACAATATCTGTGTCCAGATCGGCGGCGGTGATGGTTATGCCGTCATGGGGGATGGCCGCCACCTCTACACCTTCGGGTTTTCGGCCTTCGGGGGGCCCTACACCCCCGACGATGTCGTCAACGGCACCGCGCCTGATCCGGCTGATGCCGGCAACATGTGGAGTGACGCGACCAACCCCGGGCTGGTCCTGGGGGCCAATTTCCCGGCGCCGACCATGCACTTCAAGCAGGGCCAGAAGGTCTTTCTCACCCTGCACAATGTCGGCATGCTGATCCGTCCGGACCTGTTTGACCCGCATACGGTTCATTATCACGGGTTTCCGAACGTGGCGGCGATTTTCGACGGTCTGCCCGATTCAGCGGTTTCGATCAACATGGGGTCGAGCATGACCTACTTCTACAACCTCGTCGAGCCCGGCACCTACATGTACCATTGTCATGTCGAGGCGACCGAACACATGCAGATGGGGATGCTCGGCAACTTCTACGTCGATCCGATCCAGGACAACGGGTCCCCGATTACCGTGAACGGGAAACCGTACAGCAAGTTCGCCTACAATGATATCAACGGGGCGACCGGTTACGATGTGATGATGCCCCTGCAGATCCATTCGTTTGACCCGGTCTTCCATACCGAGGATGAAACCGTTCAACCCCTGTCCTTTTCCACCATGCGTGACGTCTACCCGATGTTCAACGGACGGGGATACCCGGATACGGTCAATGAACTCACGCCGACCGCCAATCCGGGCGACATCGACCTGATCCTGAACAAGGAAGGAAACTTCGCCCAGGGCATGCCGGCGTTGATCAAGGCGACCGCCGGTGACCGGGTCCTGCTCCGTGTGACCAGCCTGTCAACCACGGAACATTTTACCGTCATCTCCCCCAGTATCCCGATGAAGGTGGTCGGCAACGGCGCGCAGATCATGCGCACCAACGGTGACCCGACCGGGACCGATCTCTTCTACATGACCAATTCCATTCGTCTGGGCGGCGGTGAGGCGACGGACGTCATTCTTGACACCACCGGGGTGGCGCCAGGAACCTATTTCGTCTACTCCCGCAACCTCGAACAGCTCAGCAACAACCAGGAAGATTTCGGCGGCATGATGACCGAAATCATCATTCAGTGATAACAGACTGCCCGATTGGAGGATGTGATGCATAGACCAACAAGCAAAAACTGGAGCAGGCTGCTGCTGGTGGCGGGTTTGTTGCTGCTGTGGGTTGCCGGCACAGCCCAGGCCAAGGTGACGGGAATTTCAGGAACCTTTTTCGACTTTACCGCCAAGACCGACCATATCAGCACCGGTGAGGGGAACAGCCTGCTTATCTACGGCTACAGCATCGCCGGCAGTCGCGCCCAGTACCCCGGGCCGACCCTGATCGTCAACCAGGGTGATACCATAACGATCCGCCTGACCAACAACCTGCCGGTGTCGACTTCGATCATTTTTCCCGGGCATAAAGCGGTCGCTTCCGGGGGAACGGCGGGTATCCTGACCCAGGAGGCCGCTCCCG
This sequence is a window from Geothermobacter hydrogeniphilus. Protein-coding genes within it:
- a CDS encoding multicopper oxidase domain-containing protein, with translation MSCKRFLTVLPLIALLLLVGVGSSQAVYRQQCPPDTDGVDTDGDGIVDNDNICVQIGGGDGYAVMGDGRHLYTFGFSAFGGPYTPDDVVNGTAPDPADAGNMWSDATNPGLVLGANFPAPTMHFKQGQKVFLTLHNVGMLIRPDLFDPHTVHYHGFPNVAAIFDGLPDSAVSINMGSSMTYFYNLVEPGTYMYHCHVEATEHMQMGMLGNFYVDPIQDNGSPITVNGKPYSKFAYNDINGATGYDVMMPLQIHSFDPVFHTEDETVQPLSFSTMRDVYPMFNGRGYPDTVNELTPTANPGDIDLILNKEGNFAQGMPALIKATAGDRVLLRVTSLSTTEHFTVISPSIPMKVVGNGAQIMRTNGDPTGTDLFYMTNSIRLGGGEATDVILDTTGVAPGTYFVYSRNLEQLSNNQEDFGGMMTEIIIQ